The following are encoded in a window of Eschrichtius robustus isolate mEscRob2 chromosome 1, mEscRob2.pri, whole genome shotgun sequence genomic DNA:
- the PLCB2 gene encoding 1-phosphatidylinositol 4,5-bisphosphate phosphodiesterase beta-2 isoform X2 produces the protein MSLRNPVLQPPGVKAYLSQGERFIRWDDETTIASPVILRVDPKGYYLYWTYQSKEMEFLDITSIRDTRFGKFAKMPKSQKLRDVFNMDFPDNNFLLKTLTVVSGPDMVDLTFHNFVSYKENVGKDWAEDVLALAKHPLTANASRSTFLDKSLVKLKMQLNPEGKIPVKNFFQMFPADRKRVEAALSACHLPKGKNDAINPEDFPESVYKSFLMNLCPRPEIDEIFTSYHAKAKPYMTKEHLAKFINQKQRDSRLNSLLFPPVRPDQVQGLIDKYEPRGVNVQRGQLSPEGMVWFLCGAENSVLAQDKLLLHHDMTQPLNHYFINSSHNTYLTAGQFSGLSSAEMYRQVLLAGCRCVELDCWKGKPPDEEPIITHGFTMTTDIYFKEAIEAIAESAFKTSPYPVILSFENHVDSPRQQAKMAEYCRTIFGDMLLTEPLDKFPLKPGIPLPSPEDLRGKILIKNKKKQFSGPAGPSQEPGGEAEGSGPPNVPVGEDTVWAGEEGAELEEEEVEEEEEESGSLDEEEMKKMQSDEGTAGLEVTAYKEMSSLVNYVQPTKFISFESSAQKNRSYVISSFTELKAYDLLSKSSVQFVDYNKRQMSRIYPKGTRMDSSNYMPQMFWNAGCQMVALNFQTMDLPMQQNMALFEFNGQSGYLLKHEFMRRLDKQFNPFSVDRIDVVVATTLSITVISGQFLSERSVRTYVEVELFGLPGDPKRRYRTKLSPSTNSINPVWKEEPFVFEKILMPELASLRVAVMEDGNKFLGHRIIPINALNSGYHHLCLHSESNMPLTMPALFVFLEMKDYVPDTWADLTVALANPIKFFSAHDKKSVKLKEAMGGLPENPFPLGGPVARQVNGASAPTSNGSAADGAKAREEATKEAAEPRTASLEELRELKGVVKLQRRHEKELRELERRGARRWEELLQRGAAQRGEFGPPGAGGGGEGRGRKLGPGKGSRRKRTPPGEDPAGAAPAEGPEGADARLRELRDRLELELLQQGEEQCECVLRRREQQVAEQMTKMMELARERQAAELKTLKETLETDTKEMKKKLEAKRLERIQAMMKVTTDKMAQERLKREINNSHIQEVVQVIKQMTDNLERHQEKLEEKQAACLEQIREMEKQFQQEALAEYEAKMKGLEVEVKESVRTCLRACLPSAEEDKPERTYRVSKGLCEQDALTEKTDAQESLL, from the exons ATGTCTCTGCGTAACCCTGTCCTGCAACCCCCCGGGGTGAAGGCCTATCTGAGCCAAGGCGAGCGCTTCATCAGATGGGATGAT GAAACAACCATAGCCTCCCCGGTTATCCTCCGTGTGGATCCCAAGGGCTACTACTTGTACTGGACATATCAGAGTAAG GAGATGGAGTTTCTGGATATCACCAGCATCCGGGACACCCGCTTTGGGAAGTTTGCCAAGATGCCCAAG AGCCAGAAGCTCCGGGATGTCTTCAACATGGACTTTCCTGACAACAACTTCCTGCTGAAGACGCTCACCGTGGTGTCTGGCCCTGACATGGTGGACCTCACCTTCCATAACTTCGTCTCCTACAAAGAGAACGTGGGCAAG GACTGGGCTGAAGATGTCCTGGCTCTGGCCAAACACCCGCTGACGGCCAACGCCTCCCGCAGCACCTTCCTGGACAAGAG CCTGGTGAAGCTCAAGATGCAGCTCAACCCTGAAGGGAAGATTCCTGTGAAGAA tTTTTTCCAGATGTTTCCTGCTGACCGCAAGCGGGTGGAAGCTGCCCTCAGCGCCTgccacctcccaaaaggcaag AACGATGCCATCAATCCCGAGGACTTCCCAGAATCCGTCTACAAGAGTTTCCTCATGAACCTTTGTCCTCGCCCAGAAATAGATGAGATCTTCACTTCCTA CCACGCCAAGGCCAAACCCTACATGACTAAGGAGCACCTGGCCAAATTCATCAACCAGAAACAGCGCGACTCCAGGCTCAACTCCCTGCTGTTCCCGCCTGTGCGGCCTGACCAGGTGCAGGGCCTCATCGACAAGTACGAGCCCAGAGGCGTCAACGTGCAGAGGG GCCAGCTGTCCCCCGAGGGCATGGTATGGTTTCTCTGTGGGGCAGAGAACAGCGTGCTGGCCCAGGACAAGCTGCTGCTGCACCACGACATGACGCAGCCGCTCAACCATTACTTCATCAACTCCTCCCACAACACCTACCTGACAG CCGGCCAGTTCTCAGGCCTTTCCTCTGCGGAGATGTACCGCCAGGTGCTGCTGGCGGGCTGCCGCTGCGTGGAGCTGGACTGCTGGAAGGGGAAGCCCCCTGATGAGGAGCCCATTATCACCCACGGCTTCACCATGACCACAGACATCTATTTCAAG gaagcaATTGAAGCTATTGCAGAAAGTGCCTTTAAGACCTCCCCTTATCCGGTCATCCTGTCGTTTGAAAACCACGTGGACTC ACCCCGCCAACAGGCTAAGATGGCCGAGTACTGCCGAACGATATTTGGGGATATGCTGCTCACAGAGCCACTGGACAAGTTCCCA CTGAAACCAGGCatccccctgcccagccctgagGATCTCCGAGGCAAGATCCTCATCAAGAACAAGAAGAAACAGTTTTCTGGTCCCGCAGGCCCCAGCCAGGAGCCGGgtggggaggctgaggggagcgGCCCACCCAACGTCCCTGTGGGTGAGGACACAG TGTGGGCTGGTGAGGAAGGGgctgagctggaggaggaggaggtggaagaggaagaggaggagtcgGGAAGCCTGGATGAAGAAGAGATGAAGAAGATGCAGTCAGATGAG GGCACAGCGGGCCTGGAGGTGACGGCTTACAAGGAAATGTCCAGCCTAGTCAATTACGTCCAGCCCACCAAGTTCATCTCCTTCGAGTCCTCTGCCC AGAAGAACCGAAGTTATgtcatttcctccttcacggAGCTCAAGGCTTACGACCTGCTCTCCAAGTCCTCAGTGCAGTTTGTGGA CTACAACAAGCGCCAGATGAGCCGCATCTACCCCAAGGGCACCCGCATGGACTCCTCCAACTACATGCCCCAGATGTTCTGGAATGCTGGTTGCCAGATGGTTGCTCTCAACTTCCAGACGATGG ACCTGCCCATGCAGCAGAACATGGCGCTCTTTGAGTTCAACGGGCAGAGTGGCTACCTCCTCAAGCATGAGTTCATGCGTCGGTTGGACAAGCAGTTCAACCCCTTCTCGGTGGACCGCATCGACGTGGTGGTAGCCACGACCCTTTCCATTACG GTGATCTCTGGGCAGTTCCTGTCAGAACGCAGTGTGCGCACCTATGTGGAAGTGGAGCTGTTTGGCCTTCCTGGGGACCCCAAGAGGCGCTATCGCACCAAGCTGTCACCCAGTACCAATTCCATCAATCCTGTCTGGAAGGAGGAGCCCTTTGTCTTTGAGAAG ATCTTGATGCCTGAGCTGGCCTCCCTCAGGGTGGCTGTGATGGAGGATGGCAACAAGTTTCTTGGACACCGCATCATCCCCATCAATGCCCTGAATTCTG GATACCACCATCTGTGCCTGCACAGTGAGAGCAACATGCCGCTCACCATGCCTGCACTCTTTGTCTTCCTGGAGATGAAGGACTATGTACCTGACACCTGGGCAG ATCTCACGGTGGCCCTCGCCAATCCCATCAAGTTCTTCAGTGCCCATGATAAGAAGTCTGTGAAGCTCAAGGAAGCCATGGGAGGCCTGCCTGAG AATCCCTTCCCTCTCGGGGGTCCAGTTGCCCGCCAGGTCAATGGGGCATCGGCTCCAACGAGCAACGGGTCAGCAG CAGACGGGGCCAAGGCCAGGGAGGAGGCCACGAAAGAAGCTGCGG AGCCGCGGACCGCCAGCCTGGAGGAGCTGCGGGAGCTGAAGGGCGTCGTGAAGCTGCAGCGGCGGCACGAGAAGGAGCTGCGGGAGCTGGAGCGGCGCGGGGCGCGGCGCTGGGAGGAGCTGCTGCAGAGGGGCGCGGCGCAGCGGGGCGAGTTCGGGCCGCCGGGCGCTGGGGGCGGCGGCGAGGGCCGGGGCCGCAAGCTCGGCCCGGGGAAAGGCTCCCGCAGAAAGAG GACCCCGCCGGGCGAGGACCCCGCCGGGGCGGCGCCGGCCGAAGGCCCCGAGGGCGCGGACGCGCGTCTGCGAGAGCTGAGGGACaggctggagctggagctgctGCAGCAGGGCGAGGAGCAGTGCGAGTGTGTCCTGAGGCGCAGGGAGCAGCAAGTGGCCGAG CAAATGACCAAGATGATGGAGCTGGCCAGAGAGAGACAGGCTGCAGAGCTGAAGACCCTCAAGGAGACTTTGGAGAC TGACAccaaagagatgaagaaaaagctggAGGCCAAGAGGCTGGAGCGGATCCAGGCCATGATGAAGGTCACCACAGACAAGATGGCTCAGGAGAG
- the PLCB2 gene encoding 1-phosphatidylinositol 4,5-bisphosphate phosphodiesterase beta-2 isoform X3, translated as MSLRNPVLQPPGVKAYLSQGERFIRWDDETTIASPVILRVDPKGYYLYWTYQSKEMEFLDITSIRDTRFGKFAKMPKSQKLRDVFNMDFPDNNFLLKTLTVVSGPDMVDLTFHNFVSYKENVGKDWAEDVLALAKHPLTANASRSTFLDKSLVKLKMQLNPEGKIPVKNFFQMFPADRKRVEAALSACHLPKGKNDAINPEDFPESVYKSFLMNLCPRPEIDEIFTSYHAKAKPYMTKEHLAKFINQKQRDSRLNSLLFPPVRPDQVQGLIDKYEPRGVNVQRGQLSPEGMVWFLCGAENSVLAQDKLLLHHDMTQPLNHYFINSSHNTYLTAGQFSGLSSAEMYRQVLLAGCRCVELDCWKGKPPDEEPIITHGFTMTTDIYFKEAIEAIAESAFKTSPYPVILSFENHVDSPRQQAKMAEYCRTIFGDMLLTEPLDKFPLKPGIPLPSPEDLRGKILIKNKKKQFSGPAGPSQEPGGEAEGSGPPNVPVGEDTVWAGEEGAELEEEEVEEEEEESGSLDEEEMKKMQSDEGTAGLEVTAYKEMSSLVNYVQPTKFISFESSAQKNRSYVISSFTELKAYDLLSKSSVQFVDYNKRQMSRIYPKGTRMDSSNYMPQMFWNAGCQMVALNFQTMDLPMQQNMALFEFNGQSGYLLKHEFMRRLDKQFNPFSVDRIDVVVATTLSITVISGQFLSERSVRTYVEVELFGLPGDPKRRYRTKLSPSTNSINPVWKEEPFVFEKILMPELASLRVAVMEDGNKFLGHRIIPINALNSGYHHLCLHSESNMPLTMPALFVFLEMKDYVPDTWADLTVALANPIKFFSAHDKKSVKLKEAMGGLPENPFPLGGPVARQVNGASAPTSNGSAADGAKAREEATKEAAAEPRTASLEELRELKGVVKLQRRHEKELRELERRGARRWEELLQRGAAQRGEFGPPGAGGGGEGRGRKLGPGKGSRRKRTPPGEDPAGAAPAEGPEGADARLRELRDRLELELLQQGEEQCECVLRRREQQVAEQMTKMMELARERQAAELKTLKETLETDTKEMKKKLEAKRLERIQAMMKVTTDKMAQERLKREINNSHIQEVVQVIKQMTDNLERHQEKLEEKQAACLEQIREMEKQFQQEALAEYEAKMKGLEVEVKESVRTCLRACLPSAEEDKPERTYRVSKGLCEQDALTEKTDAQESLL; from the exons ATGTCTCTGCGTAACCCTGTCCTGCAACCCCCCGGGGTGAAGGCCTATCTGAGCCAAGGCGAGCGCTTCATCAGATGGGATGAT GAAACAACCATAGCCTCCCCGGTTATCCTCCGTGTGGATCCCAAGGGCTACTACTTGTACTGGACATATCAGAGTAAG GAGATGGAGTTTCTGGATATCACCAGCATCCGGGACACCCGCTTTGGGAAGTTTGCCAAGATGCCCAAG AGCCAGAAGCTCCGGGATGTCTTCAACATGGACTTTCCTGACAACAACTTCCTGCTGAAGACGCTCACCGTGGTGTCTGGCCCTGACATGGTGGACCTCACCTTCCATAACTTCGTCTCCTACAAAGAGAACGTGGGCAAG GACTGGGCTGAAGATGTCCTGGCTCTGGCCAAACACCCGCTGACGGCCAACGCCTCCCGCAGCACCTTCCTGGACAAGAG CCTGGTGAAGCTCAAGATGCAGCTCAACCCTGAAGGGAAGATTCCTGTGAAGAA tTTTTTCCAGATGTTTCCTGCTGACCGCAAGCGGGTGGAAGCTGCCCTCAGCGCCTgccacctcccaaaaggcaag AACGATGCCATCAATCCCGAGGACTTCCCAGAATCCGTCTACAAGAGTTTCCTCATGAACCTTTGTCCTCGCCCAGAAATAGATGAGATCTTCACTTCCTA CCACGCCAAGGCCAAACCCTACATGACTAAGGAGCACCTGGCCAAATTCATCAACCAGAAACAGCGCGACTCCAGGCTCAACTCCCTGCTGTTCCCGCCTGTGCGGCCTGACCAGGTGCAGGGCCTCATCGACAAGTACGAGCCCAGAGGCGTCAACGTGCAGAGGG GCCAGCTGTCCCCCGAGGGCATGGTATGGTTTCTCTGTGGGGCAGAGAACAGCGTGCTGGCCCAGGACAAGCTGCTGCTGCACCACGACATGACGCAGCCGCTCAACCATTACTTCATCAACTCCTCCCACAACACCTACCTGACAG CCGGCCAGTTCTCAGGCCTTTCCTCTGCGGAGATGTACCGCCAGGTGCTGCTGGCGGGCTGCCGCTGCGTGGAGCTGGACTGCTGGAAGGGGAAGCCCCCTGATGAGGAGCCCATTATCACCCACGGCTTCACCATGACCACAGACATCTATTTCAAG gaagcaATTGAAGCTATTGCAGAAAGTGCCTTTAAGACCTCCCCTTATCCGGTCATCCTGTCGTTTGAAAACCACGTGGACTC ACCCCGCCAACAGGCTAAGATGGCCGAGTACTGCCGAACGATATTTGGGGATATGCTGCTCACAGAGCCACTGGACAAGTTCCCA CTGAAACCAGGCatccccctgcccagccctgagGATCTCCGAGGCAAGATCCTCATCAAGAACAAGAAGAAACAGTTTTCTGGTCCCGCAGGCCCCAGCCAGGAGCCGGgtggggaggctgaggggagcgGCCCACCCAACGTCCCTGTGGGTGAGGACACAG TGTGGGCTGGTGAGGAAGGGgctgagctggaggaggaggaggtggaagaggaagaggaggagtcgGGAAGCCTGGATGAAGAAGAGATGAAGAAGATGCAGTCAGATGAG GGCACAGCGGGCCTGGAGGTGACGGCTTACAAGGAAATGTCCAGCCTAGTCAATTACGTCCAGCCCACCAAGTTCATCTCCTTCGAGTCCTCTGCCC AGAAGAACCGAAGTTATgtcatttcctccttcacggAGCTCAAGGCTTACGACCTGCTCTCCAAGTCCTCAGTGCAGTTTGTGGA CTACAACAAGCGCCAGATGAGCCGCATCTACCCCAAGGGCACCCGCATGGACTCCTCCAACTACATGCCCCAGATGTTCTGGAATGCTGGTTGCCAGATGGTTGCTCTCAACTTCCAGACGATGG ACCTGCCCATGCAGCAGAACATGGCGCTCTTTGAGTTCAACGGGCAGAGTGGCTACCTCCTCAAGCATGAGTTCATGCGTCGGTTGGACAAGCAGTTCAACCCCTTCTCGGTGGACCGCATCGACGTGGTGGTAGCCACGACCCTTTCCATTACG GTGATCTCTGGGCAGTTCCTGTCAGAACGCAGTGTGCGCACCTATGTGGAAGTGGAGCTGTTTGGCCTTCCTGGGGACCCCAAGAGGCGCTATCGCACCAAGCTGTCACCCAGTACCAATTCCATCAATCCTGTCTGGAAGGAGGAGCCCTTTGTCTTTGAGAAG ATCTTGATGCCTGAGCTGGCCTCCCTCAGGGTGGCTGTGATGGAGGATGGCAACAAGTTTCTTGGACACCGCATCATCCCCATCAATGCCCTGAATTCTG GATACCACCATCTGTGCCTGCACAGTGAGAGCAACATGCCGCTCACCATGCCTGCACTCTTTGTCTTCCTGGAGATGAAGGACTATGTACCTGACACCTGGGCAG ATCTCACGGTGGCCCTCGCCAATCCCATCAAGTTCTTCAGTGCCCATGATAAGAAGTCTGTGAAGCTCAAGGAAGCCATGGGAGGCCTGCCTGAG AATCCCTTCCCTCTCGGGGGTCCAGTTGCCCGCCAGGTCAATGGGGCATCGGCTCCAACGAGCAACGGGTCAGCAG CAGACGGGGCCAAGGCCAGGGAGGAGGCCACGAAAGAAGCTGCGG CAGAGCCGCGGACCGCCAGCCTGGAGGAGCTGCGGGAGCTGAAGGGCGTCGTGAAGCTGCAGCGGCGGCACGAGAAGGAGCTGCGGGAGCTGGAGCGGCGCGGGGCGCGGCGCTGGGAGGAGCTGCTGCAGAGGGGCGCGGCGCAGCGGGGCGAGTTCGGGCCGCCGGGCGCTGGGGGCGGCGGCGAGGGCCGGGGCCGCAAGCTCGGCCCGGGGAAAGGCTCCCGCAGAAAGAG GACCCCGCCGGGCGAGGACCCCGCCGGGGCGGCGCCGGCCGAAGGCCCCGAGGGCGCGGACGCGCGTCTGCGAGAGCTGAGGGACaggctggagctggagctgctGCAGCAGGGCGAGGAGCAGTGCGAGTGTGTCCTGAGGCGCAGGGAGCAGCAAGTGGCCGAG CAAATGACCAAGATGATGGAGCTGGCCAGAGAGAGACAGGCTGCAGAGCTGAAGACCCTCAAGGAGACTTTGGAGAC TGACAccaaagagatgaagaaaaagctggAGGCCAAGAGGCTGGAGCGGATCCAGGCCATGATGAAGGTCACCACAGACAAGATGGCTCAGGAGAG
- the PLCB2 gene encoding 1-phosphatidylinositol 4,5-bisphosphate phosphodiesterase beta-2 isoform X1 — protein MSLRNPVLQPPGVKAYLSQGERFIRWDDETTIASPVILRVDPKGYYLYWTYQSKEMEFLDITSIRDTRFGKFAKMPKSQKLRDVFNMDFPDNNFLLKTLTVVSGPDMVDLTFHNFVSYKENVGKDWAEDVLALAKHPLTANASRSTFLDKSLVKLKMQLNPEGKIPVKNFFQMFPADRKRVEAALSACHLPKGKPRQGQTLHD, from the exons ATGTCTCTGCGTAACCCTGTCCTGCAACCCCCCGGGGTGAAGGCCTATCTGAGCCAAGGCGAGCGCTTCATCAGATGGGATGAT GAAACAACCATAGCCTCCCCGGTTATCCTCCGTGTGGATCCCAAGGGCTACTACTTGTACTGGACATATCAGAGTAAG GAGATGGAGTTTCTGGATATCACCAGCATCCGGGACACCCGCTTTGGGAAGTTTGCCAAGATGCCCAAG AGCCAGAAGCTCCGGGATGTCTTCAACATGGACTTTCCTGACAACAACTTCCTGCTGAAGACGCTCACCGTGGTGTCTGGCCCTGACATGGTGGACCTCACCTTCCATAACTTCGTCTCCTACAAAGAGAACGTGGGCAAG GACTGGGCTGAAGATGTCCTGGCTCTGGCCAAACACCCGCTGACGGCCAACGCCTCCCGCAGCACCTTCCTGGACAAGAG CCTGGTGAAGCTCAAGATGCAGCTCAACCCTGAAGGGAAGATTCCTGTGAAGAA tTTTTTCCAGATGTTTCCTGCTGACCGCAAGCGGGTGGAAGCTGCCCTCAGCGCCTgccacctcccaaaaggcaag CCACGCCAAGGCCAAACCCTACATGACTAA